From Deltaproteobacteria bacterium:
ATATCTTATGATTTTAAAGTATTTCCTTGAGCCCTGAAATCCTATCCCCTCGAATCCTTGCCCCCTGGAACCCGTTCTTACTATTCTTTTCTTAGTGATACTTCGTGTGCTTCCTGGATAATTGTTTTTGAAAGGACTTTCTCTCTGCGTTCTCCGTGGTAAAAGTTTTCTTAAAAGGCTCATTTTGATACTAAAAAGGGCCTTCTGAGCATTATAAAAGCCCTCTTTTTAAACATTTATTCAAATAAATCAGGAGGTTGACTTGGTCCGACCCCATGGCAGCCATGGCATTGTTTTTATTACCTGTAGGGGAAGGTTTGAAACCTTCCCCTATTTTTTTGATTTTTCTTAGAAGCTTCATTTTACCCCTGAAAAGGGGCTTTTAAGGCGAAAAAAGGGGCTTATTTGGAGGCTTTATCGTTTAATATTAGGGAGTTGACTTGGTCCGACCCCAAGCAACCAAGCACTTTATCGTTTAATATTAGGGAGTTGACTTGGTCCGACCCCAAGCAACCAAGCACAAGACCAAGCACCCAAGCAACCAAGCAAACATCATTCCCGGGTGTCTAATCGGGAATCTGGTTTTAAGGTGTGGCGTTTTGTTAAAGGGATTCAACCAAAACCAAATCCCCGATAGGATCGCTCGGGGATGACAGGGAAGATAGAAGCATTCGGGGATGACAAGGAGAAAAGAAACCTGGAATAAGGAGGACGGCTGTATATGCTCCGTTTGTGGATAGCAGGTTTGGGCAGAGCCTAAGTGAAACCCAACATTTAAATTTCATTATGCCCTTTTATGTTGGCTTTTATTCTTCAACCCAAGCTACTCAACTCAAAAAGACGAAGGTATGATTTGCCAGGCAATCTCCAAAGCCTCCTCAGGCCTTTTATAGGGCCTCTTTTGCTTTCTGCCCGTATTTTTATACGCTTCATCACTGATGCCGCTGCCGAGCCCTGCACCGTTCTCAATTAAAACTTCATGCTCATTTTCAATAAAAGTGCTGACTCCGGCCGGAACGACAGCTACCCGGTATTCATTGTTTTTCTCCTCTAATTTTGGGGAAAGAATAGCTTAGTTAAAAGTTACCCCTTTGTCCCATACCTGTCCAGCCACAGAGTCAAGCATTTGGCGCTTCCGCCGGCCTTGATATATTCACTGAAATCAAAGAGGTGAAGATTATAACCTCTTTCCGACAGGTGGGTTTTGAGCTCACGGGAACAGTTATTCATTATAATGTTATGTCCCCTGACAACGGCATTACAGCAGAAATTCAGGGCATCGTCACTATTGACTGCAATGAGATCAGGGATGAGATGGGCCAGCGCCTTTACTCCATAGTCATCAAAGGCGTCGGGATAGTAAAGGGCTGATTTGTCGTCGAGGGGGCAAAAACAGGTATCAAGATGATAAAACTCGGGTTGTATGAGCTCCAGTGACAGAACTCTTTTTTTCAGCACTTCTCCAATGAATTTGTGAGATTGAATATGGGAGCGGAATTTAAAACCTGCCACCAGCGTATCGCCCAGAATAAAGGCGTCTCCCTCACCTTCAAAAAAATGCGACTTGGGAAGTTTTATTATTTCATATCCTCTCTCCCGGAACCAGTTTTCAAAGAGGTCCGATTCATTCTGACGTTCTTTGTGGCGAAAGTTGCTGACGATGAATTTGTTTCCATAAACGAGGCCGCCGTTGGCTGTAAAAACCATGTCGGGCAG
This genomic window contains:
- a CDS encoding arginine deiminase-related protein, whose amino-acid sequence is MNHILLSPPDFYTVDYEINPWMHVREKPDSALAVEQWNGFYDCLKTLGLKIETISPAEGLPDMVFTANGGLVYGNKFIVSNFRHKERQNESDLFENWFRERGYEIIKLPKSHFFEGEGDAFILGDTLVAGFKFRSHIQSHKFIGEVLKKRVLSLELIQPEFYHLDTCFCPLDDKSALYYPDAFDDYGVKALAHLIPDLIAVNSDDALNFCCNAVVRGHNIIMNNCSRELKTHLSERGYNLHLFDFSEYIKAGGSAKCLTLWLDRYGTKG